One bacterium genomic region harbors:
- a CDS encoding DUF4266 domain-containing protein, translated as MRRALVLGGLLLAAGLGSLGCVMTRVQPWERDLLAEPEMRLVPDALEAGLDEHVYFSKETAHGGAGVGGGGCGCN; from the coding sequence ATGAGGCGCGCCCTGGTGCTGGGCGGCCTGCTGCTGGCCGCGGGGCTGGGCAGCCTGGGCTGCGTGATGACGCGCGTCCAGCCCTGGGAGCGCGACCTGCTGGCCGAACCTGAGATGCGACTCGTGCCCGATGCCCTCGAGGCCGGCCTCGACGAACACGTCTACTTCAGCAAGGAGACGGCCCACGGCGGCGCCGGGGTGGGCGGGGGAGGCTGCGGATGCAACTGA